One genomic segment of Pongo pygmaeus isolate AG05252 chromosome 19, NHGRI_mPonPyg2-v2.0_pri, whole genome shotgun sequence includes these proteins:
- the UBE2G1 gene encoding ubiquitin-conjugating enzyme E2 G1 → MTELQSALLLRRQLAELNKNPVEGFSAGLIDDNDLYRWEVLIIGPPDTLYEGGVFKAHLTFPKDYPLRPPKMKFITEIWHPNVDKNGDVCISILHEPGEDKYGYEKPEERWLPIHTVETIMISVISMLADPNGDSPANVDAAKEWREDRNGEFKRKVARCVRKSQETAFE, encoded by the exons aACTCAACAAAAATCCAGTGGAAGGCTTTTCTGCAGGTTTAATAGATGACAATGATCTCTACCGATGGGAAGTCCTTATTATTGGCCCTCCAGATACACTTTA tGAAGGTGGTGTTTTTAAGGCTCATCTTACTTTCCCAAAAGATTATCCCCTCCGACCACCTAAAATGAAATTCATTACAGAAATCTGGCACCCAAATG TTGATAAAaatggtgatgtgtgcatttctaTTCTTCATGAGCCTGGGGAAGATAAGTATGGTTATGAAAAGCCAGAGGAACGCTGGCTCCCTATCCACACTGTGGAAACCATCATGATTAGTGTCATTTCTATGCTGGCAGACCCTAATGGAGACTCACCTGCTAACGTTGATGCTGCG AAAGAATGGAGGGAAGATAGAAATggagaatttaaaagaaaagttgcCCGCTGTGTAAGAAAAAGCCAAGAGACTGCTTTTGAGTGA